Genomic DNA from Schistocerca serialis cubense isolate TAMUIC-IGC-003099 chromosome 5, iqSchSeri2.2, whole genome shotgun sequence:
ggaactgtgggacaggcggtagtactttggtcactggtggctggtcaagtttccgtttttgggcagaagtcgagacagatggagtgaaatccattgcggaggaatcccccatgattgccagcgtctccgatggcgcgctccttccttgtggggaccctctcagagggcactcccgccttaggtgaatgtttacacctcaggtcacacctcccgagaaacagacggagggaccaatcggcatggtcagaaggtatcagctcaggcaatcacccctccccgggcctggcctttaccagggggtatgcgcgtgccttacatgtctacccagggcggggaattacgcgttaccccgtcaccggctacgcgtgggtcggccttcaggcacgcacagggaggaaggaagaagaggaaaaagaagagagagaggacagactgtctcaaacgccgaggcggagaccagagaaggcaaggagaagaaggcaaggacaagaaggcaaggacaagaaggcaaggacaagaaggcaaggacaagaaggcaaggacaagaaggcaaggacaagaaggcaaggacaagaaggcaaggacaagaaggcaaggacaagaaggcaaggacaagaaggcaaggacaagaaggcaaggacaagaaggcaaggacaagaaggcaaggacaagaaggcaaggacaagaaggcaaggacaagaaggcaaggacaagaaggcaaggacaagaaggcaaggacaagaaggcaaggacaagaaggcaaggacaagaaggcaaggacaagaaggcaaggacaagaaggcaaggacaagaaggcaaggacaagaaggcaaggacaagaaggcaaggacaagaaggcaaggacaagaaggcaaggacaagaaggcaaggacaagaaggcaaggacaagaaggcaaggacaagaaggcaaggacaagaaggcaaggacaagaaggcaaggacaagaaggcaaggacaagaaggcaaggacaagaaggcaaggacaagaaggcaaggacaagaaggcaaggacaagaaggcaaggacaagaaggcaaggacaagaaggcaaggacaagaaggcaaggacaagaaggcaaggacaagaaggcaaggacaagaaggcaaggacaagaaggcaaggacaagaaggcaaggacaagaaggcaaggacaagaaggcaaggacaagaaggcaaggacaagaaggcaaggacaagaaggcaaggacaagaaggcaaggacaagaaggcaaggacaagaaggcaaggacaagaaggcaaggacaagaaggcaaggacaagaaggcaaggacaagaaggcaaggacaagaaggcaaggacaagaaggcaaggacaagaaggcaaggacaagaaggcaaggacaagaaggcaaggacaagaaggcaaggacaagaaggcaaggacaagaaggcaaggacaagaaggcaaggacaagaaggcaaggacaagaaggcaaggacaagaaggcaaggacaagaaggcaaggacaagaaggcaaggacaagaaggcaaggacaagaaggcaaggacaagaaggcaaggacaagaaggcaaggacaagaaggcaaggacaagaaggcaaggacaagaaggcaaggacaagaaggcaaggacaagaaggcaaggacaagaaggcaaggacaagaaggcaaggacaagaaggcaaggacaagaaggcaaggacaagaaggcaaggacaagaaggcaaggacaagaaggcaaggacaagaaggcaaggacaagaaggcaaggacaagaaggcaaggacaagaaggcaaggacaagaaggcaaggacaagaaggcaaggacaagaaggcaaggacaagaaggcaaggacaagaaggcaaggacaagaaggcaaggacaagaaggcaaggacaagaaggcaaggacaagaaggcaaggacaagaaggcaaggacaagaaggcaaggacaagaaggcaaggacaagaaggcaaggacaagaaggcaaggacaagaaggcaaggacaagaaggcaaggacaagaaggcaaggacaagaaggcaaggacaagaaggcaaggacaagaaggcaaggacaagaaggcaaggacaagaaggcaaggacaagaaggcaaggacaagaaggcaaggacaagaaggcaaggacaagaaggcaaggagaagaaggcaaggagaagaaggcaaggagaagaaggcaaggagaagaaggcaaggagaagaaggcaaggagaagaaggcaaggagaagaaggcaaggagaagaaggcaaggagaagaaggcaaggagaagaaggcaaggagaagaaggcaaggagaagaaggcaaggagaagaaggcaaggagaagaaggcaaggagaagaaggcaaggagaagaaggcaaggagaagaaggcaaggagaagaaggtattgagaagaagacaagggaaagagtaaggaagacagtgaggtggaaaagagcaaagaaaggaaccaaccaaaggaaggaagaaacgagaagtgaaaaagcaaaatgaccgcaaatagaggtcgtggaaccgtccgtctccggacgcaggcgctaacgacccccttgagggggtgggaccccttttagtcgcctcttacgacaggcaggaatacctcgggcctattctaatccccggacccgcaggagaGAGAATAGTCTTTCACGGGCTATCGCAGTCACAGCTTGTTGGTGGACGTGAGCCGTAGTTTCAagtcccacttgtaattaattacaaggcccgccgtgccaccgctccggccgggctgtttcactgttcacaaagagcgACAATGCTCGGTGGCTGCAAATATTACTGTAGTGCACGCTAAAATTTAGGTAGGCACTTATGAGATCATCATTACCTAGTTTAATAATACTGAGgtgttagctgttgaatgttcttgttgcgaagagtaaaaacttaaaattgagctctttaatatgaaaattacaagaaaacaaattgcttgttaaatatttGCTTCTTTTACCTAGTGCTACTTAAATGTAGTTGTTGGGAATggtaaaaatactaacaatatgtcgaggaaattctttattataaatattacaatagaaactcacaggcttcagattaaatatgttcatcttctgcttgcttctgattcaaatactgtaaaagaaagaatcagatgaaaaaaaattgtaactaattcagataagcccaaaaaatagagtgaagtaagAGAAGCTGTACAAGTACCTTTTTACTTTGGAAGATTACTATGCAGGAACATGACGCCATCAATCGTCTGTGGCTTCAAAGACGTGCGTCGGTCCTGCATTATTTGTCCCACAGTAGAGAAGCTTCTCTCAGATGGCGTGCTGGCCGCTGGAATGCAGTGCACGAAGTATACGAGTTTGGAAAGACGCGGATACATGTTTTCACGTCCATGCCACCAAGCTATCAGGTCGATGCCTTCCGAAAATTGGACTTTATCATTcgtatatctgagaatttcatctgacacaaagtcaagatctctcgtcgattcatcttctgaggaatcttcaaattcattaaaaaatacgtCAGACTTCTGCTTTTTGCAGGAATTCCAGACgttgtttcctccttatcttttaactgtggacaatttctcgcaacacaatttttcgcttcctttacaacttcatctttttcggcactgctaagaaattttaggtttttatattttggattcaaaaacgTTGCAAGATTATGGGTTACTGTTATGTCTCATTTGCTGGTTAAAATATATTTGACTgtactctttaaatctatcagataTGGGCtgtcgccatttttttttttttcaaggaaggagagaagttttaacttccacaacacataaataaagcgtaggggttttggagacttcgagatcacaagaagcttttttaaatggtgtcagaaaggttatATGTTCCAACAACCTCTTGTCtatagaatcaatcaaattatcttgatttttctctgacaaagttgacagaacttcaaaccattgAGAATTAATAGACTCAAATATATCCAATTTACTGTTCCATCGTGTGTCTATATCTCCTCTCAGTGACTTCTGTAGGCGATTCTGAagaccagatcttttaaagaaagttgtgatagctcgacaggaatttattagtcgctgcacgtcactcttctcatcattcgcgtctcctcgagtcgtgtgctccagcacagtattaagaatgtgtgctgagcacgagagcctcttgtattggcgaagtgctgccacaatatttggacccctatccgtaacgaacacgatgttattcacagcactgGATAAATCGAACGACCGTAGTATCTTAATTCAAGTTTcatggtttcttttttttaaatctcactcTCAACATTTCTGGTGCACAACACTCGATCCTCAAGTTTCActtcataattaacataatgtgcagtcactcccatatagtttattttacggtacgaatcagtccataaatcgacagttagtgcTTCACCTATATCTAtgaatatattcttcacttctgtggagacagtttcacgcagacgatcggccgtttccttcaaatttctggatatggtggttggatgaggtagcagttccttagcgCTCACAGCAACGTACTTGGCCCgcacatcaataagaaactgt
This window encodes:
- the LOC126482210 gene encoding repetin-like, translating into MSKDSGSGKRGSTITTDSPVSIQPEASSAVNRVTIKPPPFWLHNPLLWFAQLESQFVLAQTSAALTEDLAAEVQDILAAPPVTDRYASIKNALITRLSQSEAKRLEKLLRTEELGDRTPSQLLRRLRTLATDALSRIEAVSTVTDDIAQVEAVTKAIDYDAVAHAQQCDSKDKKARTRRQGQEGKDKKARTRRQGQEGKDKKARTRRQGQEGKDKKARTRRQGQEGKDKKARTRRQGQEGKDKKARTRRQGQEGKDKKARTRRQGQEGKDKKARTRRQGQEGKDKKARTRRQGQEGKDKKARTRRQGQEGKDKKARTRRQGQEGKDKKARTRRQGQEGKDKKARTRRQGQEGKDKKARTRRQGQEGKDKKARTRRQGQEGKDKKARTRRQGQEGKDKKARTRRQGQEGKDKKARTRRQGQEGKDKKARTRRQGQEGKDKKARTRRQGQEGKDKKARTRRQGQEGKDKKARTRRQGQEGKDKKARTRRQGQEGKDKKARTRRQGQEGKDKKARTRRQGQEGKDKKARTRRQGQEGKDKKARTRRQGQEGKDKKARTRRQGQEGKDKKARTRRQGQEGKDKKARTRRQGQEGKDKKARTRRQGQEGKDKKARTRRQGQEGKDKKARTRRQGQEGKDKKARTRRQGQEGKDKKARTRRQGQEGKDKKARTRRQGQEGKDKKARTRRQGQEGKDKKARTRRQGQEGKDKKARTRRQGQEGKDKKARRRRQGEEGKEKKARRRRQGEEGKEKKARRRRQGEEGKEKKARRRRQGEEGKEKKARRRRQGEEGKEKKARRRRQGEEGKEKKVLRRRQGKE